TCAGCTACAAGTAGACTTCTTAAAAAAGAATTTCCTGAAATTAAAAAGAAACTTTGGGAAGAATCTTTTTGGACAACATCTTATTGCTTAATAAGTGTAGGCGGTGCTCCTATAAATGTTCTGAAAAGGTATATTGAAAATCAAGGTGGAGTTGAGCATTAATGATAACAACATATCACTACAGAATTAAAGATTCAGGGAGAGCAAATAGAGTGCTTTCTAAGATGTCTCGTTCTGTAAATTTGGTATGGAATTTTTGCAAACAAACTCAACAAGAGGCTCTTAAAAATAAATCCGTTAAGTTAATAAATGATAAAAAATCGGGTGAAAAAATTTCTATTCCGTATTTTTTTTCATCTTCAGAAATGGATGGATTAGTTGCAGGAAGTTCAAAAGAACTAGGTCTTCATTCTCAAACAGTTCAGGCTATTTCTCAAGAATACATCACACGTAGAAAACAATTTAAAACACTATTGCGTTGGCGTGGGAAAAAATTCTTAGGATGGATACCGTTTAAAGCATCAGCAATTAAAATTCATAATGGAAAAATATCCTATAATAAGAATGAATTTTCTTTTTGGAATTCAAGAGAACTACCAGAAGATGCAAAAATAAAAACAGGCTCATTTTGCCAAGATAAAAGCGGGCATTGGTATTTAAATGTTGCTTTTGAAAGTGAATTAATTGGAATTAAAAGAGAAGATGATAAAGAAATTGGGATAGATATTGGAATTAAAACTCTTGCAACATGCTCAAATGGTGAAAAGATTGAAAGGCCAAACTTAAGAAAAAATGCTTTAGCAAAACTTCGGTATTTAAAAAGATGTCAAAATTTTGCACAAAGAAAGCAATCGAAAAGTAAAAAGTATCACGCTTTGCCAAAAGCAAAACAAGAAAGAAAACTTCATGTAAAAGTGGCAAATATTAGACAAGATTATTTGCATAAGGAATCAACAAAACTTGTAAAAAAGTGTTCCCTTATTGTTGTAGGTGACGTTCCTTGTAAATTAATGAATCGCAATAAAAAACTATCAGGAATATCATTAGACTCAGGGATTGGAATGTTTAAATCAATGTTAAAGTACAAAGCCGTTAGAGCTGCTTCAACATACAAAGAAATTTCAGAAAGAGATTCAAGTCGGACGTGTTCAAAGTGTAGTAAAAAACTGCTACGGATCGAACTTGGAGTAAGACACTGGAACTGTGAAAAGTGCGGAGCTGTCCATGACAGAGACGTAAATGCTGCAATAAATATATTGCAATCATACAGAGCTGGTGTCCCTATCGGGCATGATAGG
The sequence above is drawn from the Fluviispira vulneris genome and encodes:
- a CDS encoding RNA-guided endonuclease InsQ/TnpB family protein, yielding MITTYHYRIKDSGRANRVLSKMSRSVNLVWNFCKQTQQEALKNKSVKLINDKKSGEKISIPYFFSSSEMDGLVAGSSKELGLHSQTVQAISQEYITRRKQFKTLLRWRGKKFLGWIPFKASAIKIHNGKISYNKNEFSFWNSRELPEDAKIKTGSFCQDKSGHWYLNVAFESELIGIKREDDKEIGIDIGIKTLATCSNGEKIERPNLRKNALAKLRYLKRCQNFAQRKQSKSKKYHALPKAKQERKLHVKVANIRQDYLHKESTKLVKKCSLIVVGDVPCKLMNRNKKLSGISLDSGIGMFKSMLKYKAVRAASTYKEISERDSSRTCSKCSKKLLRIELGVRHWNCEKCGAVHDRDVNAAINILQSYRAGVPIGHDRPTRTKKNSS